In Phycisphaerae bacterium, one genomic interval encodes:
- a CDS encoding dienelactone hydrolase family protein: MLACRRLATLSFVTLALASPACLEHRDPACQDVPARSADPTGELYVGRADPYAPGPLSVRTISVARCEAGAPVALLIHTPETAGTYAVVVFQHGFLARNSAYTEILRALASHGFIVVAPQMYTPGLPALLGCPTAAAEADHAAQLLAWLPGHLDDLTGQRARTDRLGLAGHSRGGKVAWLVLVADPARAQAIAGVDPVDGTGGPRGNQARVVNGPFSFARPALVIGTGLGGNCAPAGDNHEQFYAASAAPAWHVVVPDAGHADMLDADSAAASLGTLVCTRGTDPAAMRRLTAGLLTAFFRASLQGDTTASAYLTDTDAAPLPIEVESK; encoded by the coding sequence ATGCTCGCTTGTCGCCGCCTCGCGACGCTCAGCTTCGTCACCCTTGCGCTCGCCAGTCCCGCCTGTCTCGAGCACCGGGATCCAGCGTGCCAGGACGTGCCAGCGCGCAGCGCTGACCCCACGGGCGAACTCTACGTCGGCCGTGCAGATCCATACGCACCTGGCCCGCTGAGTGTTCGGACCATCTCCGTCGCACGCTGCGAGGCGGGCGCGCCCGTCGCGCTGCTCATCCACACGCCCGAAACGGCTGGCACCTACGCGGTCGTCGTCTTCCAGCACGGCTTCCTCGCCCGCAATTCGGCCTACACCGAAATCCTGCGCGCGCTCGCCAGTCACGGCTTCATCGTCGTCGCCCCGCAGATGTACACGCCCGGCCTGCCCGCCCTGCTCGGCTGTCCCACCGCCGCCGCCGAAGCCGATCACGCGGCACAACTCCTCGCGTGGCTCCCCGGCCACCTGGACGATCTCACCGGCCAGCGCGCCCGCACCGACCGCCTCGGCCTCGCCGGCCATTCGCGCGGCGGCAAGGTCGCCTGGCTCGTCCTCGTGGCCGACCCTGCGCGCGCCCAAGCCATTGCCGGCGTCGATCCCGTGGACGGCACCGGCGGCCCGCGCGGCAATCAAGCCCGTGTCGTGAATGGCCCCTTCAGCTTCGCACGCCCCGCGCTCGTCATCGGCACCGGACTCGGTGGCAATTGTGCCCCCGCCGGCGACAATCACGAGCAGTTCTATGCCGCCAGCGCGGCCCCCGCCTGGCACGTGGTCGTGCCCGACGCCGGCCACGCGGACATGCTCGACGCGGACTCCGCGGCGGCGTCCCTGGGCACGCTGGTCTGCACGCGCGGCACTGATCCGGCCGCGATGCGCCGCCTCACGGCCGGTCTGCTGACCGCCTTCTTCCGCGCCAGCCTGCAAGGCGACACCACCGCCTCCGCGTATCTCACCGACACCGACGCCGCCCCGTTACCCATCGAAGTAGAATCGAAGTAG
- a CDS encoding PIG-L family deacetylase → MPATLDIIFAMPHPDDVEITCGGTIAKLVQLGHQVGVLHMTNGEPTPRGTPEIRAQELAAASHALGVTHVETLHLTNRELMDGPPARYAVATVFRRYRPRIVVGMAGRTPAASPDHYQAQLILEGARFYAQLTKWDDRFDGTAPHRIDWLWYRPVSLGAEQDNWPATFVVDVSDVYEQKIAAISAYQSQFDEQRLARLLHRVRARDANDGARAGFEYGELFTLPHPLPLRDPVAHFRDLGPLTLPAYPPRSG, encoded by the coding sequence ATGCCCGCGACCCTCGACATCATCTTCGCCATGCCGCACCCGGACGACGTGGAAATCACCTGCGGCGGAACCATCGCCAAGCTGGTCCAGCTCGGCCACCAGGTCGGCGTCCTGCACATGACCAACGGCGAGCCGACGCCGCGCGGGACGCCGGAGATTCGCGCCCAGGAACTCGCGGCGGCATCCCATGCGCTGGGCGTCACGCACGTCGAGACGCTGCATCTGACCAATCGTGAGCTGATGGACGGCCCGCCGGCGCGCTACGCCGTCGCCACCGTCTTCCGGCGTTACCGCCCGCGGATCGTGGTCGGCATGGCGGGCCGCACGCCGGCCGCGTCGCCGGACCATTACCAGGCCCAGCTCATCCTGGAAGGCGCGCGGTTCTACGCGCAACTCACGAAGTGGGACGACCGTTTCGACGGTACCGCGCCACACCGCATCGACTGGCTCTGGTACCGCCCCGTGTCGCTGGGGGCCGAGCAGGACAACTGGCCGGCGACGTTCGTGGTCGATGTCAGCGACGTCTACGAGCAGAAAATCGCGGCGATTTCCGCGTACCAGTCGCAGTTCGACGAGCAGCGCCTGGCGCGCCTGCTGCATCGCGTCCGCGCCCGCGATGCGAACGACGGCGCACGGGCGGGCTTCGAATACGGCGAGCTGTTCACGCTGCCGCATCCGCTGCCACTGCGTGACCCCGTCGCCCATTTCCGGGACCTGGGCCCGCTAACGCTGCCCGCGTATCCGCCGCGCTCCGGATGA
- the secD gene encoding protein translocase subunit SecD, producing MGKDVGQRLIIIAIAIVIAFVLLWPPSQKLRPGLDIAGGTSLIFEIDTKDAEASANLAEAVKTQLQKRVDPAGVYNLTWRVHGRNRIEVQMPLPPKEATARREAYAQALDKLYSFELRRGAVEAALREPPEQRSIALQQLARGRADAATAALTGADTAALRAAIEQVVATRQALLEEAARRWDAQQAAEAARARGPVPAEPAAEATTQATSVPATQTAESLQEAYRDATELFEDAMQDVLASNLNRRRFEEILELETKSETRRKSLPEIRTAHADLHDLIDDVVTKHTIWRSGKRFLDSPNDLKRLLRGAGKLEFRILAQPDASNPTKYDRYREQLKDGRPRRPQDEYGWFKVDNPLQFFNQNSPAALEQFDPRRSSREVVEKIDNDYWVLAHMSANEGLLQDVQGQRRWRLNGAQIDRDQHGRLSVSFQLDDVGGLLFGNLTRRNIDRQLCIMVDDVAYSAAQIQSVIHTHGQITGDFSPEKVSYLVQTMQGGTLQARLKDTPLSERTIGSSLGETNRDAAVRAGLIATLAVIAIMLIYYMICGAIANVAMLLNVFLTLSALAMLGARITLDGIAGLILAVGMAVDANVLIYERMREEKERGGSLRMIIKNGFDRAFSTIFDSNMTTLLTCVIIYYVGSEEVKGFGLTLGWGIALNLFTAVFVTRTLFDLLLKFNLLKDVKMLKLIGVPKVDWIGKSKIVVPITVAVTLAGLALLFARGKDNVFDIEFLGGVAAEFEVKEKGLDDVAIGKRLTQVSENLKQDARQLDQVSVTAVVGQPGAFDVQLAGVAAPRLAAMLTEPLEAAELLARGSAAPESGSGPWRVRLQQDLTAEQLAAKIQQLRGTVLQTLDNLERANVNAVLAVGGVAQDGLIWNVTTTADNMRLVEHALKIAIGDEMRVQPSVTYTFHGHDERPYAITERLLDIVVPGLPSGVNADLTDYLGGAAIHLTDLNPPQSVTALRTRLENMHFQPDFQDLPKRQFQVIGVAPAGGTDDKGEALQSSVVIVTVDPDILYRNDPQTWYSGFAQGELRLVQTALGTEQNLRKVMQFKPQIAARASQQASMALVLSWAMIVVYIWIRFGKLSFGMGGVVALVHDVLLALAFVGFAGYLSNTGAGKALLIEDFKINMPIVAALLTVIGYSVNDKIVLFDRIRELRGRLGQVSTEMVNEAINQCMSRTILTGGAVLVVLIILYIWGGSSIRGFNYCMFIGVVGGTYSSISIATMIVLLQLSRRRSGALSAPRSA from the coding sequence ATGGGAAAAGACGTGGGTCAACGTCTCATCATCATCGCGATCGCGATTGTGATCGCTTTCGTGCTGCTGTGGCCGCCGAGCCAGAAGCTGCGGCCGGGGCTGGACATTGCGGGCGGCACATCGCTGATTTTTGAAATCGACACGAAGGACGCCGAGGCGAGCGCGAACCTGGCCGAGGCGGTCAAGACGCAATTGCAGAAGCGCGTCGACCCGGCGGGCGTGTACAACCTGACCTGGCGCGTGCATGGGCGCAACCGCATCGAGGTGCAGATGCCGCTGCCGCCCAAGGAAGCCACGGCGCGGCGCGAGGCCTACGCCCAGGCACTGGACAAGCTGTATTCGTTCGAGTTACGGCGCGGGGCCGTTGAAGCCGCGCTGCGCGAGCCGCCCGAACAGCGCAGTATCGCGCTGCAACAGCTCGCGCGGGGCCGGGCCGACGCGGCTACCGCGGCCCTGACGGGCGCGGACACGGCGGCGCTGCGGGCGGCCATCGAACAGGTGGTCGCCACGCGGCAGGCCCTGCTGGAGGAAGCCGCGCGGCGCTGGGACGCGCAGCAGGCCGCCGAGGCGGCGCGGGCGCGCGGCCCCGTGCCCGCCGAGCCCGCCGCGGAGGCCACCACCCAGGCGACCAGCGTTCCGGCCACGCAGACGGCGGAGAGCCTCCAGGAGGCCTATCGCGACGCGACCGAGCTGTTCGAGGACGCGATGCAGGACGTGCTGGCTTCCAACCTGAATCGCCGGCGCTTCGAGGAAATCCTGGAGCTGGAGACCAAGTCGGAGACGCGGCGCAAGAGCCTGCCGGAAATTCGGACGGCGCACGCGGATTTGCACGATCTGATCGACGACGTCGTCACCAAGCATACCATCTGGCGGAGCGGCAAGCGCTTCCTGGACAGCCCGAACGATTTGAAGCGCCTGCTGCGCGGGGCGGGCAAGCTCGAGTTCCGCATTCTGGCGCAGCCGGATGCGTCGAATCCGACCAAGTACGACCGCTACCGCGAGCAGCTCAAGGACGGCCGCCCGCGCCGGCCGCAGGACGAATACGGCTGGTTCAAGGTCGACAATCCGCTGCAGTTCTTCAACCAGAACTCGCCGGCCGCGCTGGAGCAGTTCGACCCGCGGCGCAGCAGCCGGGAGGTGGTGGAGAAGATCGACAACGACTACTGGGTGCTGGCCCACATGTCGGCCAACGAGGGCTTGCTGCAGGACGTGCAGGGGCAGCGCCGCTGGCGGCTGAACGGGGCCCAGATCGACCGCGACCAGCACGGCCGCCTGAGCGTGAGCTTCCAACTTGACGACGTGGGGGGCCTGCTGTTCGGGAACCTGACGCGGCGCAACATCGACCGCCAGTTGTGCATCATGGTCGACGACGTGGCCTACTCGGCAGCCCAGATCCAGAGCGTGATCCATACGCACGGGCAGATCACCGGCGATTTCAGCCCGGAGAAGGTGTCGTACCTCGTGCAGACCATGCAGGGCGGTACGCTGCAGGCCCGGCTCAAGGACACGCCGCTCTCGGAGCGCACGATCGGCTCGAGCCTGGGCGAGACCAACCGCGACGCGGCCGTGCGGGCCGGCCTGATCGCGACGCTGGCGGTGATCGCCATCATGCTGATCTACTACATGATCTGCGGCGCGATCGCGAACGTCGCGATGCTGCTGAACGTGTTCCTGACGCTGTCGGCCCTGGCCATGCTGGGGGCCCGCATCACGCTGGACGGCATCGCCGGCCTGATCCTGGCGGTCGGCATGGCGGTCGATGCCAACGTGCTGATCTACGAGCGCATGCGCGAGGAGAAGGAGCGCGGCGGCTCGCTGCGGATGATCATCAAGAACGGCTTTGACCGGGCGTTCTCGACGATTTTCGACTCGAACATGACCACGCTGCTGACCTGCGTGATCATCTACTACGTCGGCAGCGAAGAGGTCAAGGGCTTCGGCCTGACGCTGGGTTGGGGCATCGCCCTGAACCTGTTCACAGCCGTCTTCGTCACCCGCACGCTGTTCGACCTCCTGCTCAAGTTCAACCTGCTCAAAGACGTCAAGATGCTCAAGCTGATCGGCGTGCCGAAGGTTGACTGGATCGGCAAGTCGAAGATCGTCGTGCCCATCACCGTGGCGGTCACGCTCGCCGGGCTGGCGCTGCTCTTCGCCCGTGGCAAGGACAACGTGTTCGACATCGAGTTCCTCGGCGGGGTCGCCGCGGAGTTCGAAGTGAAGGAAAAGGGCCTCGACGACGTCGCGATCGGCAAGCGCCTGACCCAGGTCAGCGAGAACCTGAAGCAGGACGCCCGCCAGCTCGACCAGGTCAGCGTGACCGCGGTCGTCGGTCAGCCCGGCGCGTTTGACGTGCAGCTCGCCGGCGTCGCGGCCCCGCGCCTGGCCGCCATGTTGACCGAGCCGCTGGAGGCCGCCGAGTTGCTGGCGCGCGGTTCAGCGGCGCCCGAGAGCGGCAGCGGGCCGTGGCGGGTGCGCCTGCAGCAGGATCTGACGGCCGAGCAGTTGGCGGCGAAGATCCAGCAGTTGCGCGGCACGGTCCTGCAGACCCTCGACAACCTGGAGCGCGCGAACGTCAACGCCGTGCTGGCGGTGGGCGGCGTGGCCCAGGACGGCCTGATCTGGAACGTCACGACGACCGCGGACAACATGCGTCTGGTGGAACATGCCCTGAAGATCGCGATCGGCGACGAGATGCGCGTGCAGCCCAGCGTGACCTACACGTTCCATGGGCACGACGAGCGGCCATACGCTATCACGGAGCGGCTGCTCGACATCGTGGTGCCAGGGCTGCCGTCCGGCGTGAATGCCGACCTGACCGACTACCTCGGCGGGGCGGCGATCCACCTGACCGATCTCAACCCGCCGCAGTCGGTCACGGCGCTGCGCACGCGACTGGAAAACATGCACTTCCAGCCGGATTTCCAGGACCTGCCGAAGCGGCAGTTCCAGGTGATCGGCGTCGCGCCCGCGGGCGGCACCGACGACAAGGGCGAGGCGCTGCAGAGCAGCGTGGTGATCGTCACGGTGGACCCGGACATCCTGTACCGCAACGATCCGCAGACCTGGTACAGCGGCTTCGCACAGGGCGAGCTGCGCCTGGTGCAAACGGCGCTGGGCACGGAACAGAACCTGCGCAAGGTGATGCAGTTCAAGCCGCAGATCGCGGCCCGGGCTTCGCAGCAGGCGTCCATGGCCCTGGTCCTGTCGTGGGCGATGATCGTCGTCTACATCTGGATCCGGTTCGGCAAGCTGTCGTTCGGCATGGGTGGCGTCGTGGCCCTGGTGCACGACGTGCTGCTCGCGCTGGCGTTCGTCGGCTTTGCGGGCTACCTGTCCAACACGGGCGCCGGCAAAGCCCTGTTGATCGAGGACTTCAAAATCAACATGCCGATCGTGGCGGCGCTGCTCACGGTCATCGGTTACTCGGTCAACGACAAGATCGTGCTGTTCGACCGGATCCGCGAGCTGCGCGGGCGGCTGGGCCAGGTGTCGACCGAAATGGTGAACGAGGCCATCAACCAGTGCATGTCCCGGACGATCCTGACCGGCGGCGCCGTGCTGGTCGTGCTCATCATCTTGTACATCTGGGGCGGCAGCAGCATCCGCGGGTTCAACTACTGCATGTTCATCGGCGTGGTCGGCGGAACCTACTCGTCGATCTCGATCGCCACGATGATCGTGCTGCTCCAACTCAGCCGCAGACGATCCGGCGCCCTGTCCGCGCCGCGCTCGGCGTAG
- a CDS encoding LysM peptidoglycan-binding domain-containing protein, whose product MRTELKIGIFVGLLVIAGAIIFFVNQGQKTGGNVTDVLPMTAPAGKVTPPAAKPGGDKPVVDRPVTPTPRPIITPPPRPVAEPSTTPLSGAATRPTAPPPGPAVTPEPGSPPRVTPELPPLVAPPVTAEPTTRPGAGPTASESPTRAPGVSVPPRAPIEPPAAAPLPAPPRTPSVAAKKYTVVEGDSLWSIAQEQYGDGHLWTKLKAANPGIDDFVKVGQVLVVPPKEEILGPTEPTQPAARPGATPTEPKTTPRPEPGTTPAATYVVEQGDTLYGIAQKLLGNGLRWRELYEANKDKLERPEDLRVGMQLRVPAKEATTRPAEPARPARGNAGNGGARSRP is encoded by the coding sequence ATGCGCACAGAACTCAAGATCGGGATCTTCGTCGGTCTGCTGGTGATCGCGGGGGCCATCATCTTCTTCGTCAACCAGGGCCAGAAGACCGGCGGCAACGTGACGGACGTGTTGCCGATGACCGCGCCCGCCGGCAAGGTCACACCGCCCGCCGCCAAGCCCGGCGGCGACAAGCCTGTGGTCGACCGGCCGGTGACACCCACACCGCGCCCGATCATCACGCCGCCGCCGCGCCCGGTGGCCGAACCGAGCACGACTCCGCTCAGCGGGGCAGCCACCCGCCCGACTGCGCCGCCGCCGGGCCCCGCCGTCACGCCGGAACCGGGTTCCCCGCCGCGCGTCACCCCTGAGTTGCCGCCGCTGGTCGCGCCGCCGGTGACCGCCGAGCCCACGACCCGCCCGGGTGCGGGGCCCACCGCGAGCGAGTCGCCGACGCGCGCTCCCGGCGTGTCCGTGCCGCCCCGCGCGCCCATCGAGCCTCCGGCGGCTGCGCCCTTGCCGGCGCCGCCCCGCACACCGTCGGTCGCAGCTAAGAAATACACCGTGGTCGAAGGCGACAGCCTGTGGTCGATCGCGCAGGAGCAGTACGGCGACGGGCACCTGTGGACAAAGCTGAAGGCCGCTAACCCCGGCATCGATGATTTCGTCAAGGTCGGACAGGTGCTGGTCGTGCCGCCCAAGGAGGAGATCCTTGGACCGACCGAGCCGACGCAGCCCGCGGCCAGGCCCGGCGCGACGCCCACCGAGCCAAAGACCACGCCGCGCCCGGAACCCGGGACAACGCCGGCCGCGACGTACGTGGTCGAACAGGGCGACACGCTTTACGGCATCGCTCAGAAGCTGCTGGGCAACGGGCTGCGCTGGCGCGAGCTGTACGAAGCCAACAAGGACAAGCTCGAACGGCCGGAAGATCTGCGCGTGGGCATGCAGTTGCGCGTGCCGGCCAAGGAAGCGACGACACGCCCGGCGGAACCGGCCCGGCCCGCGCGGGGCAACGCCGGCAACGGCGGCGCGCGCAGCCGACCCTGA
- a CDS encoding ATP-binding protein: MDPLKIGHVIGVNGDEVEVQISVADLHLEYHGTTHRVGRLGTYVTLPMGKHTLIGYITRVGAQGDLEPGPNPAGPRRVTMTVQLLGTVRNDKFSRGVNEYPTLGDPVRLAIDDDFELIFGCFSDMAGGSTERKAFSFGRFAVDTDFEVKALGKEFFAKHVAVMGNSGSGKSVTTAKILHEALSLPHSQVVLFDMHGEYLAAFSDDQGQPLPNVTYLSDRNLVMPYWMLQYAEFERIFLDTNNPMNINAQKVFLRSAFEKLKQSAAAELDLLAEYTIDTPVFYPLEQLRTYALNMNEARFVLNTENYAFSRLPYRQLPVEEQEQLLLTRRMEFNKGNAEGEVPHATYFGRLLGLVNQIETRLNDRRYDFLLRPREQALRNPELVPHLNPETSPGTASKSLGAIIRQFLGRLSTRKNLTIIDLSGLPFDVVDITVATITRTLFDFNFWAPSEQRQPFVLVYEEAHNYLPRTDRGTTMFAREAVEKVAKEGRKYGVSAMIVTQRPSEISETILSQCNSMVLMRMNNPDDQNYVGRVVSDQFRSLIGLLPSMRPGEGFIIGDAVMMPMRTLIDLPPKLPRSSDVDFFHKWSTGTGGGNVEEIVDRWWRQARCAVAPSASALLEPQPTPAAPVSDAPAPPAQPTVTGVNQKLAELAALLSSNEQRQG; this comes from the coding sequence ATGGATCCGCTCAAGATCGGACATGTTATCGGCGTCAACGGCGACGAGGTCGAAGTGCAGATCAGCGTCGCGGACCTGCACCTGGAATACCACGGCACAACCCACCGCGTCGGTCGCCTGGGAACCTACGTCACCCTGCCGATGGGGAAACACACGCTCATCGGCTACATCACGCGCGTCGGCGCCCAGGGCGATCTCGAGCCCGGCCCGAACCCCGCAGGCCCCCGCCGCGTCACCATGACCGTCCAACTCCTGGGCACCGTGCGCAACGACAAGTTCTCGCGCGGCGTGAACGAGTACCCGACGCTGGGCGACCCCGTGCGCCTGGCAATCGACGACGACTTCGAGCTCATTTTCGGCTGCTTCAGCGACATGGCCGGCGGCAGCACCGAGCGCAAGGCCTTCTCCTTCGGCCGGTTCGCCGTTGACACCGACTTCGAGGTCAAGGCGCTGGGCAAGGAGTTCTTCGCGAAGCACGTGGCTGTCATGGGCAACAGCGGCTCGGGCAAGTCCGTCACGACCGCCAAGATCCTGCACGAAGCCCTGAGTCTGCCACATTCCCAGGTCGTGCTGTTCGACATGCACGGCGAATACCTGGCCGCGTTCAGTGATGACCAGGGCCAGCCCCTGCCGAATGTCACGTACCTCTCCGACCGCAACCTCGTGATGCCGTACTGGATGCTGCAGTATGCCGAGTTCGAGCGGATCTTCCTGGACACGAACAACCCGATGAACATCAACGCGCAGAAGGTGTTCCTGCGCTCGGCGTTCGAGAAGCTGAAGCAGAGCGCCGCCGCGGAACTCGACCTGCTGGCCGAATACACCATCGACACGCCCGTGTTCTACCCGCTCGAGCAGCTCCGCACGTACGCGCTCAACATGAACGAGGCCCGCTTCGTGCTCAACACGGAGAACTACGCGTTCTCGCGGCTGCCCTACCGGCAACTGCCGGTGGAGGAGCAGGAGCAGCTCCTGCTGACCCGCCGGATGGAGTTCAACAAGGGCAACGCCGAGGGCGAAGTGCCGCACGCGACGTACTTCGGCCGGCTGCTGGGGCTGGTGAATCAGATCGAGACCCGCCTGAATGATCGCCGCTACGACTTCCTGCTGCGGCCGCGCGAGCAGGCGCTGCGCAATCCCGAGCTCGTGCCGCACCTGAACCCGGAGACGTCCCCCGGCACCGCCAGCAAGAGCCTGGGGGCGATCATCCGCCAGTTCCTGGGCCGGCTGAGCACCCGCAAGAACCTGACGATCATCGACCTGTCGGGCCTGCCATTCGACGTGGTGGACATCACCGTCGCCACCATCACGCGCACGCTGTTCGACTTCAATTTCTGGGCGCCGTCCGAGCAGCGCCAGCCCTTCGTGCTGGTCTACGAGGAGGCGCACAACTACCTGCCCCGCACGGACCGCGGCACGACCATGTTCGCGCGCGAAGCCGTCGAGAAGGTCGCCAAGGAAGGCCGCAAGTACGGCGTGTCCGCCATGATCGTCACGCAGCGCCCTAGCGAAATCTCCGAGACGATCCTCAGCCAGTGCAACTCGATGGTCCTGATGCGCATGAACAACCCCGACGACCAGAACTACGTCGGCCGCGTGGTCAGCGACCAGTTCCGCAGCCTCATCGGCCTGCTCCCGAGCATGCGGCCCGGCGAGGGTTTCATCATCGGCGACGCGGTCATGATGCCCATGCGCACGTTGATCGACCTGCCGCCCAAGCTGCCGCGCAGCAGCGACGTGGATTTCTTCCACAAATGGTCCACCGGGACCGGCGGCGGCAACGTCGAGGAGATCGTGGATCGGTGGTGGCGGCAGGCCCGTTGTGCCGTCGCACCGTCAGCGAGCGCATTGCTGGAGCCGCAACCGACCCCCGCTGCACCGGTCAGCGACGCGCCCGCGCCGCCGGCGCAGCCCACGGTAACCGGCGTCAACCAGAAGCTGGCTGAGCTCGCGGCCCTGCTGTCATCCAACGAGCAGAGACAGGGCTAG
- a CDS encoding 1-acyl-sn-glycerol-3-phosphate acyltransferase — protein sequence MAETPSALPMRKGYAVCRIIAQALFTFLVRGRVFGTQHVPRAGGVLLVSNHQSFLDPVLATLAIPRECNYMARDTLFRQPQFRRLIEYLNAFPVKRNTADLGAIKETLRRLKAGKVVLTFPEGTRTVDGSIGPMHAGVVLLARKARVPIVPTLILGAFESWPRNAKLPHPRPVLVAYGPPLYTHEHPEWTDDDAVAHVRAAVLALQERYRRHPILHGLRRPRVSDLAGPADPRRG from the coding sequence GTGGCTGAAACGCCGTCAGCATTGCCGATGCGGAAGGGCTATGCCGTCTGCCGCATTATTGCGCAAGCGCTGTTCACGTTCCTGGTGCGGGGGCGGGTGTTCGGCACACAGCACGTGCCGCGCGCGGGCGGCGTCCTGCTGGTCAGCAACCACCAGAGCTTTCTCGACCCGGTGCTGGCGACGCTGGCGATACCGCGCGAGTGCAACTACATGGCGCGCGACACGCTGTTTCGCCAGCCGCAATTCCGCCGCCTCATCGAGTACCTCAATGCCTTTCCTGTCAAGCGCAACACCGCCGACCTGGGCGCGATCAAGGAGACGCTGCGGCGGCTGAAGGCCGGCAAGGTCGTGCTGACCTTCCCCGAGGGCACGCGCACCGTGGACGGTAGCATCGGCCCGATGCACGCGGGCGTGGTGCTGCTGGCGCGCAAGGCCCGCGTGCCGATCGTCCCGACGCTGATCCTGGGTGCGTTCGAGTCGTGGCCGCGCAATGCGAAGCTGCCGCACCCGCGCCCTGTACTGGTCGCCTACGGCCCGCCGCTGTACACGCATGAGCACCCGGAGTGGACGGACGACGATGCGGTCGCGCACGTCCGCGCCGCGGTGCTGGCATTGCAGGAACGGTACCGGCGACATCCGATCCTGCATGGATTGCGCCGCCCGCGCGTATCGGACCTCGCCGGCCCGGCCGATCCGCGCCGCGGCTGA
- a CDS encoding (d)CMP kinase: MIITIDGPAGSGKSTTARKLAARLGIPYLDTGAMYRVVTLAALEDGVDLHDEAALTALAERDDYQLDLGPTHIRVTLRGRDVTEEIRSMRVNDHTRYIAGSPGVRHVLIRKQREIAARLGSMVTEGRDQGTAAFPDADAKFFLDAAREKRAERRLHDLRSDGEEVTLPQVLANLDERDKTDSERPVAPLAVPAGAVRIDTSHLSISAVLDMIVEHLRARRLMAGHAGGALGGE; encoded by the coding sequence GTGATCATCACCATCGACGGACCGGCGGGTTCGGGCAAGAGCACAACCGCCCGCAAGCTGGCGGCCCGCCTGGGCATCCCGTATCTCGACACCGGCGCCATGTACCGCGTCGTCACACTGGCCGCGCTCGAGGACGGCGTCGACCTGCACGACGAGGCCGCCCTGACGGCGCTGGCCGAGCGCGACGACTACCAGCTCGATCTTGGCCCGACGCACATCCGCGTCACGCTGCGCGGGCGCGATGTCACCGAGGAAATCCGCTCGATGCGCGTCAACGACCACACGCGCTACATCGCCGGATCACCAGGCGTGCGCCACGTGCTGATCCGCAAGCAGCGCGAGATCGCCGCTCGGCTCGGCTCCATGGTCACCGAGGGCCGCGACCAGGGCACAGCGGCGTTTCCCGACGCCGACGCGAAGTTCTTCCTCGACGCGGCCCGCGAGAAGCGCGCGGAGCGGCGGTTGCACGATCTGCGGTCGGATGGCGAGGAAGTGACGCTGCCGCAGGTGCTGGCGAACCTGGACGAGCGCGACAAAACGGATTCCGAGCGCCCGGTGGCGCCGCTGGCCGTGCCCGCCGGTGCGGTGCGCATCGACACTTCGCACCTCTCCATCAGCGCAGTGTTGGACATGATCGTGGAGCACCTGCGCGCTCGGCGCCTGATGGCCGGGCACGCCGGCGGTGCGCTGGGTGGCGAGTAG